Proteins from a single region of Chaetodon trifascialis isolate fChaTrf1 chromosome 10, fChaTrf1.hap1, whole genome shotgun sequence:
- the slc15a5 gene encoding solute carrier family 15 member 5, with the protein MVTGDHQGLPEGRSQLRRLSRIPYPDQGPPRKSRKKLQVIICVLLVELCERFTFFGIVCNMILFCTVKLGYNNFLAATVNLCFVGASTLTPVLVGWFAETCLGRTKVLYLCAFLHFFGTAMLPVVAFPFEDFYIDTHHMTHQLNPREQQILFYTGLLAAALGIGGIRAILCPMGAYSLQGYNQHQLLSFFNWFYWLVNLNSTVVFLGIAYIQQSVGQNLGFLIPFTSVLLALMAIHMMRNKLTYKPKKGGSLLTTLGVFLNSLRMCCLHSRHLSGDVASWLDRAKENNGGRYSETHVENVKVLAKLFPLYGLQLLYRACITQIPSGYYIQTMNSNLHLNDLLLPIGAMNVISILPLLLLAPLIECVTTCYLSLQKTLLAPAKAITLGHTCATLSVLVAGLSELHRKTYPLVEQTLSGKVLQVSSMLCFQLAPQYILLGLAEALVTPACSLISFQLTPSHIRGISLHFLTLSYGGGCFMGAFIIQLVYFLSGGNFYPDTLHDGNLERFFFLLATLMAINTLVCWRVSYRYIDLSVQGKALTISPLTEKLLHYKACLRFYDTVDHSYTNASIESIL; encoded by the exons ATGGTGACAGGGGACCATCAGGGACTGCCAGAGGGCAGAAGCCAACTACGTCGACTCTCCCGAATCCCTTATCCAGACCAGGGACCACCAAGGAAGTCCCGCAAGAAGCTGCAAGTTATCATCTGTGTGCTGCTTGTGGAGCTGTGTGAAAGATTCACTTTCTTTGGGATTGTATGCAACATGATTCTCTTCTGCACCGTGAAGCTGGGTTACAATAACTTCCTGGCTGCGACAGTGAATCTGTGCTTTGTAGGAGCCAGCACCTTGACCCCAGTTCTGGTGGGCTGGTTTGCAGAAACTTGCTTGGGAAGGACTAAGGTGCTCTACTTGTgtgcttttcttcatttctttg GCACGGCCATGCTGCCCGTGGTGGCATTCCCGTTCGAAGATTTCTACATTGACACTCATCACATGACGCACCAGCTGAACCCTCGGGAGCAGCAGATCTTGTTCTACACAGGCCTCCTGGCTGCTGCACTGGGCATCGGCGGCATCCGGGCCATCCTCTGTCCCATGGGAGCCTACAGCCTGCAGGGCTACAATCAGCACCAGCTCCTGTCCTTCTTCAACTG GTTCTACTGGTTGGTCAACTTGAATTCCACTGTGGTGTTTCTGGGGATCGCTTACATCCAGCAGTCTGTGGGCCAAAATCTGGGCTTCCTCATCCCCTtcacctctgtgctgctggctcTGATGGCCATACACATGATGCGGAACAAACTCACCTATAAACCAAAGAAGG GTGGGTCATTATTGACCACACTGGGAGTTTTCTTGAACTCTCTCAGGATGTGCTGCCTCCACTCTCGCCACCTGAGTGGAGATGTTGCGTCTTGGCTGGACCGCGCCAAGGAGAACAATGGTGGCCGATACAGTGAAACACATGTCGAGAACGTCAAAGTCCTGGCCAAGCTCTTCCCTCTGTACGGGCTCCAGCTGCTGTACAGAGCCTGCATCACACAG ATTCCCTCAGGTTACTACATACAGACGATGAATTCAAACCTTCACCTGAACGACCTCCTGTTGCCCATCGGTGCCATGAACGTGATTAGCATCCTACCTCTGCTGCTCTTGGCCCCACTGATCGAGTGTGTGACGACTTGCTACCTCTCTCTCCAAAAAACTCTTCTGGCACCAGCAAAAGCCATCA CTCTGGGCCACACATGTGCCACTCTGTCAGTCCTGGTGGCAGGTTTGTCCGAGCTGCACAGGAAGACTTACCCTCTGGTGGAGCAGACTCTATCTGGAAAGGTTCTGCAAGTGTCGTCCATGCTGTGTTTCCAGCTGGCTCCTCAGTACATCCTACTTGGTTTAGCAGAAGCTCTCGTCACCCCCGCAT GCTCCCTCATCTCTTTCCAGCTGACCCCAAGCCACATCAGAGGGATCTCCCTGCACTTCCTCACTCTGTCCTACGGAGGGGGCTGCTTCATGGGAGCTTTCATCATTCAGCTTGTGTACTTTCTCTCTGGag GTAATTTCTACCCAGACACACTGCATGATGGGAATCTGGAGagattcttcttcctcctggCCACACTGATGGCTATAAATACTCTTGTGTGTTGGAGAGTGTCTTACAG GTACATAGACCTGAGCGTACAGGGCAAAGCACTGACCATCAGCCCTCTGACCGAGAAACTGCTGCATTACAAGGCCTGTCTGCGCTTCTACGACACTGTGGATCACTCCTACACAAACGCCTCCATCGAATCGATCTTATGA
- the LOC139338069 gene encoding coiled-coil domain-containing protein 34-like translates to MSGGRMPNCPASASEGFSSTPVKTSQGQDFHASKGLDDGVLSDDDDTFSLLSPIYHDSFDSDEDLEPSPAQQTSPRQSDSSRLSVSPVRCELPRAPSEQMLNTAVEPAGTAALSAWELWLVKKAREDRLKLEKKAEEERLLKEEKECQEREQQRKKMVMEEKIQDWLKMKREQEKHEQLVKQSKEEEEIQRELEKQRETEQKAQQKYRNWLQKKNRERIEMEKKEKEEAALKEEQEKERRKRAEEKFKEWLVKAKEKSRASPKSPRYPTSPYDKSYPSPSFYNPIPWKPIHVSPPETSLTKTSGKKSQKQQKCRQSPSTAFTLRNSASAGQWQQRR, encoded by the exons ATGTCTGGAGGGAGGATGCCAAACTGTCCTGCCTCTGCGTCCGAGGGCTTCAGTTCGACCCCTGTAAAAACTAGCCAGGGGCAAGACTTCCACGCATCCAAGGGCTTGGACGACGGTGTCCTGTCAGATGACGACgacacattttctctgctttctcccaTTTATCATGACAGTTTTGACAGTGATGAAGACCTGGAGCCGAGCCCGGCTCAGCAGACTTCTCCcagacagagtgacagctcCAGACTCAGCGTTTCACCTGTCAG GTGTGAGCTACCAAGAGCACCTTCAGAGCAGATGCTGAATACAGCTGTGGAGCCTGCTGgcacagctgctctcagtgcaTGGGAACTATGGCTGGTGAAGAAAGCCAGAGAAGACCGTCTCAAACtggaaaagaaagcagaggag GAACGATTactgaaggaagaaaaagaatgTCAAGAAAGGGAGCAGCAACGGAAAAAGATGGTCATGGAAGAGAAAATCCAAgattggctgaaaatgaaaagagagcaG GAGAAGCACGAACAACTTGTAAagcagagcaaagaggaggaggagatacaGAGGGAGCTGGAAAAGCAGAGGGAGACTGAACAGAAAGCTCAGCAGAAATACCGAAACtggctgcagaagaagaacCGAGAAAGAATAGAAatggaaaagaaggagaaa GAGGAAGCTGCTctgaaggaggagcaggagaaagagcGCCGCAAGAGGGCAGAGGAGAAGTTTAAGGAATGGCTGgtaaaagccaaagaaaaaagcagagcCAGTCCCAAATCACCTCGCTACCCAACAA GTCCCTACGACAAATCCTACCCATCACCCAGCTTCTACAATCCCATCCCCTGGAAGCCGATTCACGTCTCTCCTCCAGAAACTTCACTGACTAAGACGTCTGGCAAGAAAtctcagaaacaacaaaaatgcagGCAAAGCCCCAGCACCGCTTTTACTCTGAGAAACTCTGCGAGTGCAGGACagtggcagcagaggagatga
- the rab19 gene encoding ras-related protein Rab-19, with translation MQWCRWAGSWRSHLPGQSAGPDIEDSFDFLFKIILVGDSDVGKTCVVQSFKSGIFMEKQQNTIGVDFTVRTLDIDGKKVKMQVWDTAGQERFRTITQSYYRSAHGAMVAYDITRRNTFESVPHWIREVEQYGAASVVLILIGNKSDLHGQRQVLFEEACTVAENNSVLAALETSAKEAQNVDAAFILMARELLARNGMTITDEALQDSPQFMLSNSSHPVHGNASLDKKCGC, from the exons ATGCAGTGGTGCAGGTGGGCTGGCAGTTGGAGATCACACCTACCGGGACAG TCTGCAGGGCCGGACATTGAGGACTCTTTCGactttctttttaaaatcatcCTGGTCGGGGACTCGGATGTGGGAAAGACTTGTGTGGTCCAGAGCTTCAAGTCTGGCATATTCATGGAGAAGCAGCAAAACACCATCGGGGTTGACTTTACAGTTCGCACCCTGGACATCGATGGCAAGAAGGTGAAG ATGCAGGTGTGGGATACAGCGGGACAGGAGCGCTTCCGCACCATCACTCAGAGCTACTACCGCAGTGCCCACGGGGCCATGGTGGCCTATGACATCACACGCCGCAACACATTCGAATCTGTTCCCCACTGGATCAGGGAGGTGGAGCAGTATGGAGCAGCCAGTGTGGTGCTGATCCTCATTG GTAATAAGTCAGACCTCCACGGTCAGAGGCAGGTGTTGTTCGAGGAAGCTTGCACTGTGGCAGAAAACAACAGCGTGCTGGCTGCTCTGGAAACGTCAGCCAAGGAGGCCCAGAACGTGGATGCAGCCTTCATCCTTATGGCGCGGGAGCTGCTGGCACGCAACGGCATGACCATCACAGACGAGGCCCTTCAAGACTCGCCTCAATTCATGCTGAGTAACAGCTCGCATCCAGTCCATGGCAATGCGTCTTTAGACAAAAAGTGTGGGTGCTGA